CTAAAAACCGTAAACAGAGTGACCATAAAGTATGAAACTTACAGCTCTTGTAAGAAGACTCTTAATTCCTGGCAAAGTTGGgacataaaacatattaaactCATGAAACTGGAGAGCAAAACTCAACTTCACAAGTTTTTGTTGACTTTCGCGGCGCATGGAAGTGTATGAATGGTACCTGCTGGCCCTAGCAGAGTTTGGTACAAAAATAAACTCTTTAAAATGAGCACCAGACTAAAATAGTGCGCCCTCTAGAGCCGTTTTTCTTAGACGTCAAACCACTGTTGCATCGTCGCTTTAGGAAGACTTGTCTTCAAACGTAGGCCAACAGCGTTATCCCTGTGGCGAAACTGAACACTGAAATTGTCATGTAATATGCAGAACTGCAGACTTATGAGTATTCTGTGAATAATAGCTAAGCTAATCTAGACTAAGAAGAGAATTGTTGTTATGACTTTTATGAATTCCTTCAAGTAAAGTTTTgtctggttgtttgtttgttttatttccattcccCCCTAATATCATTCCCTTATTTCGTCATAGGGCCTACAGATAATAATGATCACCACAGTAATGTAACAACTACTGGACAATTtttgtattgtcaaagaccagtgtttttaCATGGTGTATTCCAGCATAatgcatgtgaaaattttgactcaattggttatcgaagttgcaagagaaagaGAAAAACTTTGTTGCACAATTCTTTAGTGCTTCTGACAAAATACCAAAGTGCCTTTGAGTCAGTGGTCTACGCATACGGGTggtaattaaataatttattctggacactattggtaattgccaaagaccagtcttctcacttggtttatctcaacatttgcataaaataacaatttgtgaaaatttgagctcagttggtcgtcgaagttgcgagaaaataatgaaagaaaaaaacacccttgtcacacgaagttgtgtgcgttcagatgcttaaattttgagacctcaaattctaaatctgaagtcttgaaatcaaattcgtggaaaatttctcccttctcgaaaactactccacttctgagggagctgtttctcagactgttttataccatcaacctgaGTGTCCCATttactcgtgaccaagtaaggttttatgctaataaatattttgagtaattaccaatagtacgGTCCACTGCATAAACCTAATTGAGGCtaagtttttcttgttttgtcagCCAGCATAAACCTGTATAATATTCATAATACAATTAACCGTCCTTTGAAAATGGTAGGCCCTTCTAGGCTTTTCGTTATGCTGGGCCAAAACAAATTTCGAAAAAATGAAAATCGAAACATAATGGAGTATTGATTTTCTGACTGGGATTGGTCTCGGAAGATGCCTCCATTTACAAAACTTCACACAGGCGTTTGTCACCGATTCGTTTTTATTGCTGCACTTTTGTCAGTGCAAAAGTCATTGAGTTTTGGTGACcgccttataataataataataaataataataagacgtgtaatgcgcacatatccaccctgctgggtgctTCCTTGTGCACAACAGGCTCAAAGACCCACCCGCATAAATTGTTTCAAATTCGTATTATTTTGGATGATAACGTTTATCACCAACATGCTCTGAAACTATTAACAATCATTATATTATTCTCTCGTTGTGAATAGGGTGCTAACCgattttacttttttagttTTATCCATGTCGCTCCAAGAGTCGGCTCGAACCTGCAAAACACACGCACTTCGACAAAACACTtctaaaggcacttgacactactggtaattactcgtTTAAAATTGTTAGCAGAAATTCTTACTTTTTGTAGAGAACAATGgagcgagctgttgatagtataaaacattgtgagcctCTGTGAAGTCAACTTTTTGTAGAGAACAATGgagcgagctgttgatagtataaaacattgtgagcctCTGTGAAGTCAAcgcagtttttcagaaagaggaaatttttcactcaaataataaggCAAATTGCACAATTTTATGTGCATCTGCACACACataaaattgtgcaacaagagtgttttttctgcaTGTTTTTTCTGGTAAATTCGATCACCAATTGGGCCCaataatgttcacaggtttgttattaaatgtatgcattatgctgggatacatcaagtgaaaatctggtctttgaaaattaccaaacgtgtctataGTGCcattaaaaatcaaaataatggttCTGCTGTCGGGCCTTCTGTTGTTTGTCTCTGGAAACGCGATTATCCGGTCTCGGTTGATTACAGTTGAGTGGTCCTGAAGGAATCTCTAGGATAGTCAGAGCACACAATATGGAAGTATTGTCCGACTGTGCAAGGCCGACCGGCCGTTGCTGGGGCCTGGGGTTTGAGCAAACCATGAATATGCACAAAAACACAAGCGAAGTTTATACAACTGTGGAAGTTGTCCATCCCTGCTGCAGGAACGTCTACTGAGAACGAGAAAAAGTTGTTGTAACAgcgtagaaaaaaaaaaccctgctAACGTTGCACAGCTTCCATGAGACCGGAAAGGGAACATAGCTTTAATGACGATTGGTGTTCTTTGACTATCGACTTGTTTTAACAACGCAGGAACAAAGTCAAATGCTGATGTTGCACTGCGGCTTCGCACGAAACCTGAACGAGGAACACAAATTTTGATAACAATAGTGTTCGACCATCACTTGGGAGACATGGGAAAAAGTTAACTGCTGAAGTTGCACGGTTTCCatgaaaaatgtacatttaatGACAATTGGTGTTATTTAAGTATCGACTTATCGGACAACGCAGGAACTGCTGAAGTTGCCCTGGAGCTATTCGTGAAACCGGAAAAAAGGAACATATAATGACGACTGGTGTTATTTGAGTGTCGCTGCTTTGGAGAGTAATTTTGTTCCAGACATCATCGTCGTCAAAGATGGAAGTGGAGACGGCGAATCTGCCCGAGTACGAAACGGTCATCTCGATCCAGACAGTCTTCCTCCATGTTGTGATAAGCACTGGCTCCATTGTCATCGGGTGTAGAGTCACCCCGGATGACTTCACGAACTGCGTCAAGAAACCCACGGCGCTTTGGCTGACCACGCTAGCGGTGGTGTTCGTTGCACCTCTTAGTGCCTACGTCTTGAGTTTAGCTCTGCATCTGCACTTTTCGGATGGTATCACCCTTTTGGTTGCATCGTGTTGTCCGGCTGATATCCTGTCGCCCATATTCGCCTATTACACCAATGCGGATGTGACTTTATGGTGAGAATTGAACTGGGGCTGTGTTCGTTGTTGTAAGACTTATAGTGATTCTGTTGCAAActactttttaaaattgtcCGATACAAATTGTATTCACTGTCATTGAGGATgtcaatatgaaataaatgtccAATTGAATTGAGTTTAATTAAAGTAGGCAGTGTGAGGTTTTGGGTGGCCTActctttgtacacaaaaaaaccccacaacgtccacagattttaAACttcgattgtttttatttgagaaaataatggtagaaagcttttgTTCCCATATgaattgctgaggtgctgtatttttttttagaaatgagtcaACAAAAAATCACGAAAATAATACTTTGGACTTACGCGAATTTCCTGAAAACATTCTCTGTGatttataatattttccaataaCTCGAcgtatgaagctgaaacttctacaggtataAAAGTAGATTAAGATGTATACttctctgaagtagtttttgagaaagacgtatAGTTTCTTATTaaaatgaattgaattcaagacctcagttgagggaggtctcgagttcaagcatctcaaagcacctaacttgtgcgacaaggaggtatttttattttattatcttgcaggttcgacgaccaattgagctcaaatttgcacaagtttgttattttatacacaacGTTGAGATGCACGTTGAGACATGCGTCCCACTCAACAGCTTTAATATGATGGGGATGTTTTTACTCGCACTTTGTAAAATACTGCACTTTCACGACCACACATCACGAGCACCCCTATACCACACCTTGGACAATAAGTTAGCTTTCTAGGTGGTTATTCATCAAGCATCAAGCATGAgacaaactggtctttgacaattaccaaaggtgtcaggTGCCTTTAAAGTCGAAACTTTTACGCCCCTGCAGTCTGTTATACGTTTCCGACCGTTAGTTTTTTTAGAGTTCATTTCAATCCACCAAGTTGTGTTTTAACAGTTTGCAATCTtcgaataataataatcattcaattacTTTTTTAAACGTTTAATCTAAAACTGATGGGCTGGCTTTTTACGACAGCAATGGTGACTCACTGCTTTTGATACAATATGGCAAaacgaataaacaaaatatgtaatgTCACGTTTTATGACAACATTTTATTACCCACATGCATGAatggaataattattttatgaaaaattataatatttattagTCTGTATGAAAGAAGACAGCAgatatttttataaatgtttttttttccccacaataTTATAAAACTTCATAGAGGTAtcaatattagtattaaaaTTATAACCCAAACGTTGCCCACCATGCAAATCTACGAAGTGTTAAATCATATAGGAGGCCTATGTTGTGTGTTTTCCTTCTAAATAATGTGTTGAAAACTTTCATTCGTTACTTTTCAGCTTGTCGGTCATCGTGCTCACGACCGCCATGTCCGTGGGCATGATTCCGCTGGGTATTGTCTTCTGTGCGTCGGCATTCTCGGAGCTCAACCTAGTCGAGATCCCACATGACACCATCGTCTTCATCCTGATACAGTACGTGATAGGGCTATCCATGGGCATGGCGTTCCGAAAGTTTAACGAGAAATGGGCCAACCATACGGTTAGGGTAAGTAGGCGAAAGATGAGCTAACCATACCGTGATTCTACGctatgcaaagttttaaattctGTTTATGTACACGATGcaactgcaaaccttactagattatATACACATTCATGCAAAGTTTCCACGATATTATCACActcataaagacactggacactattggtaattgtcaaagaccagtcttcgcacttggtgtatctcaacatatgcatagaataaccgacctgtgaaaatttgagctcaaattcaattggtcgtcgaagttgttagataataatgaaagaaaaaaacattcttgtcacatacacacgaagttgtgtgctttcagatgcttgattttgagacctcaaatcaaattctgaggtctcgaaatcaaattcgtggaaaattacttctttctcgaaaactactccacttcagagggagccgtttctcacaatgtgttatactaccaacctctccccattactcgttaccaagtacggttttatgccaataatgattttgagtaattatcattagtgtccactgcctttaaacacgtAATAAAAAAGATGTTATTTTCCCATTTGAATAACTTGATCACTCTGTTTTCCTCCCTTCTCTACTTTGAAAACAGTTTCTCAGCTTCGTTCCGCCTCTTCTCGTCATAGTAATGGTAACCCTGACGACTGTACAGATCCCAAGGTCCATACAAGCTTCGTTGGTTGGAGCATTCTCCGTTCTCATCTACCTCCTTCTCATGCTAGCCGCGACCTACATCATCGGTGCGCTGTCCGGGCAGGAGCACGCTACCAGCCGGGCGATGGCACTCTGCGCGGCCAACAAAAGCACCCTGCTTGTCCTGACCATCGTTCACAACTCGTACCCGGGCGACGTCCTGGCCGAAGCCCTACCCGTGCCGACTCTGTTGGTGCTCGTGTACATCGCATTTGGCGTCCTGCTGTCGGCATTACACATAATTTACACTAAAGTGAAAGAAAGGCAATCTGACGCCACACTTTCATTCGAGGCTCGTGCATAAATGCCAGAGATTGGCCTCCAGCCTataggtcaatccccgtccacaGTCACCATTCacctacattttattttacatgggAAAGTGCAGGTGCCAAACAACacttcggaccaatcaaaacacatggaAGGAaggcttacgtcactgcacgtttatccaatgaaattgtTGTATTCAAACAGTGGACTTTCAAAACGCATCCTTCTTGAAACCGTATAGACGGGTATATGCCAAGGAAGAGGTTGTGGAACTGCTATCATTGCTAAACAGCACCTTCTTCCTGGAACACTGAAGAGCGCTTGCAGGCAACGGCTAGTTGGCCGTCTACAGGTGGTGAGATACAGGTGAGATCCGTGAAGCCAACGTCCTTCAGAATATGGTGCAAGACTGATTGGTTTACAGTGAGTGGCAAGACTGGTATCATTGCTAAACAGCACCGTCTTCCATGAACACTGAAGAGCAAAAGAGAGACaacagcgccttgagtaccttgtttggtagatacgtgcgctatataagacttcgaaaTTATTAACAGCAGAGTGGAACTTTGTAGGGCCAAAAAAGCGCCCGGATAATATGTTGCAAGATTTGTTACGGAGAAGGGGAGAATCGACGCAgccatttttgtattttgtcttctaTACCAAAATGCAGCGTGAACCAAAAACGAGACTGAAGGTGACATTCAGTCGGGTTCCCTGTTGTTATAAGTGGAAactatttttgttaataatttatcACTGTGTATATAAAAGGGGCCAAGAGGGGTGTCTGTCATGATGGCAATGTCATTGTAAATAATGATATATATACTTGTAGTCTGTATATAGTAATTAACCCGTCTAATAATTGGTCTTTGTTATGTTTCATTTTACACATTGAGAGAAAGAGAAAAAGACACAAAAAGaagacgacaacaacaacattacccaacaacaaacaaacaagcaaaacagCTTCACACCAAGAGGGGCCGTGGTTGAGTAGCACATAGTGCACTTGCCACTCAGTTGTAGGGTTGAGTTCCTGACCCCGATTCatcttaaacacaaaaagtagctaagcacaacacaattatgcttaccagaataaggttaccagcctaactaTCATCTCACGTGTCCAAATTGTGACcgatatcctgctcatttctgttaaACAATATTTACCGCTTAAGCAACTCTTAATGAAATTTGGCACATGCCCAGCTAGTCATTACATTTTGTTCCCCTTTATCTAGActcttaaccatgattgcttctcttCGCCCAGAagtagttggggggggggggggacacctgTAATTCATCTAGCTTAGTCTCACAGTGAGCGTTACAAGATTCACGCTGCTCAGTAAGCCGCGACTGGTTTGAAATAACTGGTTCATTGAAACACTTTACGGTGTAGTGCCCATTCATACAGACCTGCTTCAGCACTAAAAGATGCTTAGCAAAACATAATTATGCCTACAAGAACAAGTttactagccaaaataccaCGTCACATGTACCTTTTATGATTGGCATCCGgatcatttctgcttagcagggagttaagcagctctattggGCCCAGAATTGAACGAGATCCCGGTCTCGTGGTGCCTGACTCATTTCGGGGTCAACGTGACCCCGAATGAGTGTCAAAAGGACCCACAAATGGGTCACACTGATATAGATTCAAGATTAAAACCCTTTTTTTCTCTTAGGACTAATTTGTGtgtgtgaaaaattacctctttctctaaaacgtTATCACTTCCAAGTgtcgtttccaacaatgttttataataccagCAGCCAGTAGCTCTCCACTGCTTTTTTTCAATAACAGTTATGGTAATTAGTTTGAGGAGTAATTACGAAATGTAAACCCTCCATTTAACATATCATTTAACTGGCATTCGCACAGTACTACATTCACAATAATAATACCACGAGTACATTCATTATACGACATTGCCTcagctttacaaaaaaaataaaagggtTGTTAATCGTGCTCATTTTTATATCGAGAAGAACAGCGCACTTGTCAATCAGTAATAAATGATATTGCCCAAAAcaatttattggtttttaacCAGTAATTGTTCTTCTTTCGCTTTTATTACTTGCGTTTTATGGCCCGTCGGGATGAGTGTataaaaaattatacatttGTGAAACCCCTTCTTTGTTCGTTTGTTTCTAACCAATCAATTGACAATAGTTATAGGAAAATGATCAACCAACAACTGCGTTGTTTTGAAAGAATTTGAAATGGTATTAAAAACTGCACACTCCTTTATTGAATAGTATagtgtattgttattattattattattattattattattttgtatgggGTCATGGGTCATCTGACGAGCCATTGTTTCTGaagggagactttggaacgctaggtggcagcagactcaacAGCCCTCAGGTAAAATTttgctcaactggtcatcgaagttgcaagagattatgaaacaaaaattcacccttgttgcatctttgttttctttcaggtacataatgaaagacttcagctgaagtcttttatgatttgagtgagaaggtacctctccattgctcgtttatcaagtataagtttttatgctaacaagtatGTTGAacagttaccaatagcgtccatgcctttaaaggcagtggacactattggtagttactcaaaataattattagcataaaacctttcttgattacaagtaatggggagaggttgatagtacaaaacaatgttgagaaacagctcgctctgaagtgacaagttttcgagagagaagtattttttaaagaatttgatttcgagacctcaagtttagaatttgaggtctcgaaatcaagcatcagaaagcacaacttcgtgtgacatgggtgttttttctttcattattatctcgcaacatcgacgactgattgagctcaaattttcacaggtttgttatttcatgcatatgttgagatacaccaactgtgaagactggtctttgataattaccaatagtgtccactgcctttaaacatgactGATACAAACGGTTTGCATTTGGTGCGCGGTTACACCATCATGAGAGGCCATGATTTGAACTACATTAGCAACAAGGTTTTCTTTCTACATGAATGTACCCTGATGACTAATGGAATCCTTTAGAAAAAGCAACAATGGAACCAACAATTGGcacgaccccggtgtgtgagcAATGGCGGTAATGGTAAGGGGCCGGGGGCTCAGAAGCTATTGGTGTTTACTGTATCTTCCAAGAGAGGATTTAAAGGGATTTCCAGAAAACAAAGACAGAGTCAACGCACTaggcccaaatttcatagagctgttaagcacgaaagtttgcttagcttgaaatttcttccttgagaaaaaaaaaccccgggttaccaaccaaatattGACCGGTATTGACTGTGTGAGCAATGACAGTGATGGTAAGGGgccgggtggggggggggggggggggggggggggagggggctcAGAAGCTATTGGTGGTTACTGTATCTTCCTAGACAGGGTCAACgcaatgggcccaatttcatagagctgctaagcacgaaaatttgctagcatgaaatgttttccttgaAATAAACCCcaagaattaccaaccaaaatttgtagcagagtctttctcgaaggctaaacaattttttaatgctatgaaaaagtattttgactaattaccaaaatGCTATGAAAAagtattttgactaattaccaaaatGCTATGAAAaagtattttgaataattaccaaaggtgtccatctTGTGCCATTAACATGCCTGATACAATTTTGCATTTGGTGCGCGATATCATACTAAGAGGTCATGATTTGAACTACATTAGCAACAAGGTTTCCTTTCTATATGAATTATTTACCCTGATGACTAAGGGAATCCTTTAGAAAAAGCAACAATGGAACCAACAATGGGgacgaccccggtgtgtgagcAATGACAGTGATGGTAAGGGGCCGGGGGGCTCAGAAGCTATTGGTGTTTACTGCATCTTCCAAGAGAGGATTTTAAAGGGATTTTAAAGGTGtatataaattatttcattttgcacaaaaagagaaaatataattagctgttgcaaactgcttaccaacctaaATGATCTATGTTTGGttatggtcaaagaccagtattctcacttgatgtgtccccagaaaatgcatttaataacaaatctgtgaaaacttgagctcaactggtcatcgaagttgcgagcaatgtgaaagaaaaaacacccttggtgcatctttgttttctttcatctgcccaataataaaaggcttcagctaagtcttttattatttgagtgagaaattacctctttctcaacgactacgttacttcagagggagccgtttcttacaatgttttatactaccaacctctctccattactcgttatcaagtaattttgttttgctgagaaaatagaataagctgttgcaaacaacttaccaaccaaacgAACCTATGGTAttcatgcaaacaaaaaataggtaatggcctgacgtttcgaccctagcagagtctttctcgaaggctaaacaattttttaatgctatgaaaaagtattttgactaattaccaaaatGCTATGAAAAagtattttgactaattaccaaatTGCTATGAAAaagtattttgaataattaccaaaggtgtccatctTGTGCCATTAACATGCCTGATACAATTTTGCATTTGGTGCGCGATATCATACTGAGAGGTCATGATTTGAACTACATTAGCAACAAGGTTTCCTTTCTATATGAATTATTTACCCTGATGACTAAGGGAATCCTTTAGAA
Above is a genomic segment from Asterias rubens chromosome 10, eAstRub1.3, whole genome shotgun sequence containing:
- the LOC117295505 gene encoding ileal sodium/bile acid cotransporter-like; this encodes MEVETANLPEYETVISIQTVFLHVVISTGSIVIGCRVTPDDFTNCVKKPTALWLTTLAVVFVAPLSAYVLSLALHLHFSDGITLLVASCCPADILSPIFAYYTNADVTLCLSVIVLTTAMSVGMIPLGIVFCASAFSELNLVEIPHDTIVFILIQYVIGLSMGMAFRKFNEKWANHTVRFLSFVPPLLVIVMVTLTTVQIPRSIQASLVGAFSVLIYLLLMLAATYIIGALSGQEHATSRAMALCAANKSTLLVLTIVHNSYPGDVLAEALPVPTLLVLVYIAFGVLLSALHIIYTKVKERQSDATLSFEARA